In Nicotiana tabacum cultivar K326 chromosome 21, ASM71507v2, whole genome shotgun sequence, one DNA window encodes the following:
- the LOC142175149 gene encoding bZIP transcription factor 44-like, translated as MDQRKHKRMISNRESTKWSRMKKQKHSDDLTTQVNQLREENNQIVINILYVLTQFQMNVEAENLILRAQIAELSHRLPSLNEIINCVNSSNLNSAAAIHEKEEYVSYLELDDFLNPWNLLQVNHSVM; from the coding sequence ATGGACCAAAGGAAACACAAAAGAATGATATCAAACAGGGAATCAACAAAATGGTCAAGGATGAAAAAGCAAAAGCATTCTGATGATCTAACAACTCAAGTGAATCAACTTAGGGAAGAAAACAACCAAATTGTAATAAATATACTATATGTGTTGACACAGTTTCAAATGAACGTGGAAGCAGAGAACTTGATTCTCAGAGCTCAGATTGCTGAATTAAGCCACAGGCTGCCGTCTCTAAACGAGATCATAAATTGCGTGAACTCATCAAATTTAAATTCTGCGGCTGCAATTCATGAAAAAGAGGAATATGTTAGTTATCTTGAATTAGATGATTTCTTGAACCCTTGGAATTTGCTCCAAGTGAATCACTCTGTTATGTGA
- the LOC142175150 gene encoding bZIP transcription factor 44-like: protein MDQRKHKRMISNRESAKWSRMKKQKHFDDLTAQVNQLREENNQIVINILYVLTQFQMNVEAENLILRAQIAELSHRMQSLNEIINCVNSSNLNSAAAIHEKEEYVSYLELDDFLNPWNLLQVNHSVM from the coding sequence ATGGACCAAAGGAAACACAAAAGAATGATATCAAACAGGGAATCAGCAAAATGGTCAAGGATGAAAAAGCAAAAgcattttgatgatctaacagcTCAAGTGAATCAACTTAGGGAAGAAAACAACCAAATTGTAATAAATATACTATATGTGTTGACACAGTTTCAAATGAACGTGGAAGCAGAGAACTTGATTCTCAGAGCTCAGATTGCTGAATTAAGCCACAGGATGCAGTCTCTAAACGAGATCATAAATTGCGTGAACTCATCAAATTTAAATTCTGCGGCTGCAATTCATGAAAAAGAGGAATATGTTAGTTATCTTGAATTAGATGATTTCTTGAACCCTTGGAATTTGCTCCAAGTGAATCACTCTGTTATGTGA